A stretch of Paenibacillus mucilaginosus 3016 DNA encodes these proteins:
- a CDS encoding sensor histidine kinase, whose translation MSLFKEIILQLFFALAPFVIYNIYYRDKLRNYSPWFILATSSACLLLSMTFASSRTEGLIFDIRYVMIFFSLVYGGLQTLLILLIEFAAYRMYIGGQGAPVSLLIVASAFGLSLILHRWYRNTYRKALVTFVAGIVFASVPLIMVYFFFPVQTQENLPFHLFVIPLQNALGIWLLMSLFSKAVADKELFIKHAQHEKFETMSHVAASLAHEVRNPLTAVKGFLKLIRENPENRVKMEQYITISLEEIQRTETILSDYLSISKPHAQRRELIDLCGQMQAIGEVMSPFANMHNVGLEIQKPEEAVRIKANPDEIKQVLLNFIKNAVEACSEVPNGRVILRLTTEDRHAVLTIKDNGVGMSESQINRLGSIYFSTKTNGTGLGLTYSYQVIHALGGSVMVTSKAQVGTKFAILLPLGSVES comes from the coding sequence CAATATTTATTATCGGGATAAACTCCGCAACTACAGTCCCTGGTTCATCCTCGCGACGAGCTCCGCCTGCCTGCTTCTTTCGATGACTTTCGCATCAAGCCGGACGGAAGGGCTGATCTTCGACATCAGGTACGTCATGATATTCTTCTCCCTGGTGTACGGGGGCCTGCAGACCTTGCTCATTCTGCTCATCGAATTCGCCGCCTACCGCATGTACATCGGCGGACAGGGCGCGCCCGTTTCCCTCCTCATTGTCGCGTCTGCCTTCGGACTGTCTCTGATCCTGCATCGGTGGTACAGGAATACGTACCGCAAGGCGCTGGTTACCTTCGTGGCCGGCATCGTTTTCGCCTCCGTTCCTCTGATCATGGTCTACTTCTTCTTCCCTGTACAAACGCAGGAGAATCTCCCCTTCCACTTATTCGTCATCCCTCTGCAGAATGCCCTCGGGATTTGGCTTTTGATGTCCCTCTTCAGCAAGGCCGTAGCGGATAAGGAACTGTTCATTAAGCATGCTCAGCATGAGAAATTCGAAACGATGAGCCACGTGGCGGCTTCGCTCGCCCATGAGGTGCGCAATCCTCTGACGGCGGTGAAGGGCTTCCTGAAGCTGATCCGGGAGAACCCGGAGAACCGCGTGAAGATGGAACAGTACATCACGATCTCGCTGGAGGAGATCCAGCGGACGGAGACGATTCTCTCCGACTACCTTTCGATCTCAAAGCCCCATGCTCAGAGGCGGGAGCTGATCGATCTCTGCGGCCAGATGCAGGCCATCGGGGAGGTCATGTCCCCCTTCGCCAATATGCATAATGTGGGACTGGAGATCCAGAAGCCGGAGGAAGCCGTACGCATCAAGGCCAATCCGGACGAGATCAAACAGGTGCTCCTGAATTTTATCAAGAATGCCGTCGAGGCGTGCTCGGAGGTGCCGAACGGCCGGGTCATTCTGAGGCTGACGACGGAGGACCGGCATGCTGTGCTGACGATCAAGGATAACGGCGTGGGGATGAGCGAGAGCCAGATCAATCGACTGGGGTCGATCTATTTCTCCACCAAGACCAACGGCACGGGCCTGGGGCTGACCTATTCCTATCAAGTGATCCATGCCTTGGGAGGCAGCGTGATGGTGACCTCGAAGGCGCAGGTGGGGACGAAATTCGCCATTCTGCTCCCCCTCGGCAGTGTGGAGTCTTAG